A stretch of DNA from Amylolactobacillus amylophilus DSM 20533 = JCM 1125:
ACTCAGGTATTTAAGGATAACAGGGTCGATCTCCCTGAGTCGAACGCACTTTTCACATCGCCATATCAATTAATTCGTTTCGCTGAAAAGACGAACTCGGATACTGCAATTACTGAGAGCTTCTACCGAGCACATAAAGATCAAATTGATTTGACGGCACTTCATTTCGATCCACGTGTCAGATTTGATATGTCGTTTATCTACAGACGCGAAAAGGAAAACATTCCGCGGATAAATAATTTCTTCGAACATTGGGATAAGTTCTTGGCAAAAGAGAGTTATTCTAGTAGATTAGAACATGTAGAAACTATCTAATCGGAAAAAGAGGGAATGGATTAAAATGGCAAAAGAATTAGTTTTTGGTCATCAAAATCCAGATACTGACGCGATTGGCGCTGCCATCGCGTTTTCGTATTTGGTAAATCAACTTGGTTATGACACCGAAGCTGTAGCTTTGGGTGAACCAAATGAAGAGACGAAATTTACATTGGACAAATTTGGCTTTAATGCTCCAAGAGTTGTTCAGACAGTATCAAATGAAGTAGATGCAGTAATGCTCGTTGATCATAATGAATTTCAACAAAGCGTCAGTGACATCGCAGACGTGCAAGTTTCGCACGTCGTTGATCACCACAGAATTGCAAACTTCAACACAGCAAACCCGTTATTCTATCGTGCAGAACCTCTGGGTTGCACAAGCACTGTTATCTGGAAGTTGTACCACGAGTATAAGACGGCGATTCCAAAGGAAATTGCGGGAATCATGATGTCATCGATTATTTCAGATACACTTTTGTTTAAATCACCGACAACTACGCCAACTGACGAGATTGCTGTGAAGGATTTGGCATCACTTGCTGGCGTTGACTACGAAGCGTATGGACTAGAAATGTTGAAGGCTGGTACAGATTTGTCTGCTAAGTCGGAACAAGAACTGGTTGATATGGACGCCAAGAGCTTCGAGATGAATGGTAAGAATGTGCGAATTGCACAGGTAAATACAGTTGA
This window harbors:
- a CDS encoding manganese-dependent inorganic pyrophosphatase, whose translation is MAKELVFGHQNPDTDAIGAAIAFSYLVNQLGYDTEAVALGEPNEETKFTLDKFGFNAPRVVQTVSNEVDAVMLVDHNEFQQSVSDIADVQVSHVVDHHRIANFNTANPLFYRAEPLGCTSTVIWKLYHEYKTAIPKEIAGIMMSSIISDTLLFKSPTTTPTDEIAVKDLASLAGVDYEAYGLEMLKAGTDLSAKSEQELVDMDAKSFEMNGKNVRIAQVNTVDVADVLKRQAQFTTVINAEIAQDRYDLFVFVITDILNSNSKAIVLGSDEAKAAFEHTFNQTITDDVAAMPGVVSRKKQIVPQLTAAF